AAAAACATTTTAAATAAAGATAGCGATATTAACAGAAAAGCTCTTGCGCAAATTGTTTTTTCGGATAAAATTAAAAAAAAGAAATTGGAAGATATTATTCACCCTGCATTAAGAAAAAAAACTAAAGATATTTTAGAACTGCATTGCGATTCAAAAATGGTCGTGATTGAAGGAGCCGTAATATTTGAATCGGGCTTTTATTCAGAAATGGATAAAATTATCCTTGTTATATGCGATTATTCCAAAAGATTAAAAAGAGCTATCTTAAGATTTACGTATGAAGATTTTATTAATAGAAATAAATTTCAATTTAATCAATCTTATAAAATTTCTAAATCCCATTTTATAATTAATAATAGTTACGGTTTAAAATTTTTGAACCCTCAAATATGTTTATTAATAAACTTTCTTAATAATATTAATAATAACAATACTAATAATTGATATATCGCCCATAAAATCCTGTTATATATAAAATATATAAATAAGTTATTTATTTTAATATGATTTTTGAATCTGCATGGTTATTGTTTATTGTTTGCAGAATAGAATTGCTATTCAAATTAAATATCGTCTAAATTATAAAAAAATACAAATAATATAAACAATAACGGATGAGTATGATTTTAACTAAATATAATTTGCATAAATAGGAGGTTATTAATATACATGAACAATAACAACAAAATAAAAGACTGCGAATATTCAGGTTTTAAATTTATTAAAGAACTTACAGAAGTGGCAGATCAAAATAAAACGTTAGAAGAAGTTCTGCATTTTGTAAATATTAATTTTGATTTTGTTTTCGGCGCTGCGGCAATCATGTTTTTAAGTATCAAAAATGATAAAGAAATTAAATTAATAAGTTCAAGGGGCATTGCACATGAGTATGCCGTAAAAATTCAATCGGATACTGACGAAAATTATGCCGAACATTTGATTGGTATGTTTAATAATAATAAATCTTTTTATGCAAATCTTAATGATGGTTCCTCAGAATCAAATTACATAAAAACAATAGATTTTGAACATAAAAACATAAAAGAATTATATGCTTACCAATTCGCGTCTGAATACGACAAAAACAATGTTTCTACAATCGCCGTCGTGTATTCCGTACAGGGCTTTAAGAATAGCGCAGATTGCACGGATGTGGATAAAAAACACACTTTTGACATTATTTTTTCAATACTTTCGTACATAATTAAAATAAAAAAATTCGACGAAGAAATTTTAGAATGTTCAAAATTTGATAACATATCCGGTCTTTACAATTTTAAATATTTTCATCAAAGATTATTTGAAGAAACGCTAAAAGCCAACAGCGAGCACGGCATTATGTCAATTACCTTAATGTCTATCAATAAATTAAATGAATTTAATTCTATATCAGGACACAAAGCCGGAGATACCGTCATAGGCTTTATAGGCAGCTTGATACAAAAACATATCAGAACTTACGATGTTGCGGCAAGATACGGAAACAAAATTATTATATGTTTCCCAAATTTAAACAAAACAGATGCAAAAAAAATTATCAGCGCTATATTTTTAGAAGCTCAGGATTATTTTATAAAGCAAAATAATAGCATTATATCTATGAATGCCGGCATCGCACAGTATCCCGATGACGGCGGCACTGAAAGAATTACAATAGATTTAGCGGAATCAAGAAGATTTGAGGCAAGAAGGAATTCAAAATGGAATATAATTTAATTTAATTAATTAATTATTTAAGATTAAGGAAAAAGGAAATTATGAATGTAAAAGAATTAACTACAAAGAAAATATCGGAACTGATGCCTATTGCTAAGGAATACCATATAGAGGGCGCCTCCGGAATGCGCAAGCAAGATTTGATTTATGCGTTATTACAGGCTGAAACCGAAAAAAATCAAACAACTGAAAAAAATGGGCTGATTACCGGCGAGGGCGTGCTTGAAATATTGCCTGACCAGTATGGTTTTTTGAGGTCTTTGGAATCCAATTATTTACACGGACCCGACGATATATATGTATCTCCTTCGCAAATCCGGAGATTTGGGCTTAGAACCGGGGACACCGTAAGCGGAATAATAAGACCGCCTAAAGACAATGAACGATTTTATGCTTTATTAAAAGTCGAAAGCGTAAATTTTGAAGACCCTGAAGTTGCAAAAGAAAAGATTTTATTTGACAATCTAACGCCTCTTTATCCGCAAGAAAAAATAAAATTAGAATTTGACCCTAAAAATATTTCAACAAGGATGATGGACTTGCTCATTCCGATAGGCAAAGGACAGAGAGCGCTTATAGTAGCTCCTCCGAGAACCGGAAAAACTATGCTTCTGAAAGACATCGCCCATGCCATTAACGCTAATCATAAAGAAATATTTTTAATGGTCCTTTTAATTGACGAAAGACCTGAGGAAGTTACGGATATGCAGAGGTCTATCAGCGGAGAAGTTATAAGTTCAACTTTCGACGAGCCGCCGCAAAGACATATCCAAATAGCGGAAATAGTTATCGAAAAAGCAAAAAGACTCGTAGAAGCAGGTAAAGACGTGGTTATTCTATTAGATTCAATAACAAGACTTGCAAGGGCTTATAACGTTACAATACCGTCTTCAGGCAAGGTGCTTTCCGGCGGTGTTGACTCAAACGCGCTGCATAAACCGAAAAGGTTCTTCGGGGCGGCAAGAAATATCGAAGAAGGCGGCAGTTTAACAATTATCGCAACTGCTTTAATAGATACAGGCTCAAGAGCGGATGAAGTCATATTCGAAGAATTTAAGGGCACCGGAAATCTTGAAGCAAATTTAGACAGAAAACTTGCCGAAAAAAGAATATTTCCGGCAATAGATGTTAATAAATCAGGGACAAGAAAAGAAGAACTTCTTATAGACAAAGATCAATTAAAAAAAATATGGGTTTTAAGAAAGGTTTTATCTTCGATGGACACCCCTGAAGCTATGGAATTTTTGATAGAAAAAATAAAAAATACAAAATCAAATGCAGATTTTCTTAATCTTATGAATAAATAGATAGCTATAAAACTATCAAAATTTTGGACTTTGGGCATATCTTATATATATTTATATCGCCTTACTTCGCTTCCATAAAATACAAAACTTTACTTATTTTATTTTGCAATTAAAAATTAATATTTCAATTTATTATAATATATCAATTGCAAAAAACATTAAAACGGCATAACGCTTTTTATGATTTAAGTTATTTTGCAAAAATTCATTAATAAATTTAAATTATTAAGCGATGAACCTTGATTTCTTTCTATAATTTCCAATGCCTTTGCAGATGCTTCAGACGATTTTTTTTCATTGTTAATAAAAGAATACACAGCGGTAAAAAGTTCTTCCGGATTAGCAGCCGCGATACCTGCGCCGGAAGATGCAATTTCATCGGCAATTTGTTGAAAATTTTCAACAAAATTTCCAAAAACAACGGGAACCCCGAAGGACAAAGGCTCAAGCATGTTATGTCCTCCGACCGCCGGGACCATGCTGCCGCCTATAAATGCAATATCTGCAATGCTGTATAATGTGTTTAGTATTCCCATTTTATCTATAAGAACAACGGAACTATTGCTGCAGCTATGCGTACAAGGCTTTATTTTTTTCGAATTTGCAATTATTTCATTTGCAGAATTACCCTCATGGCTACTATCTATTTTATAATTTTTATTATATTTGCTGCCATTAATAATTAAATCGGATACTTTAATGTAATTAAATTTATATTTTTTAATTAATTCATATACATACCGAAATCTTTCAGGATGTCTCGGCGCTATCATAAGATAAAATTTTATCTTATGGTTGTCTTTGCTTTCAACAGCTTCAGTTAATCTTACAAATAAATCCAATATTATCTGTTCTTCTTTTTCATGCGTACTGCCTGCAACAATTATCTTTGCAATACAACTTTCGCTATCCGATTTATTTTTCATTGTCTTAGCAAAAGCGGTATTGGCAGTATCAGTATTGAGTGACTTAATATTGCCGCTATCATAATTATCAGAACTGTCATAACCGCCATCATGCTGTTTGCCGTCTGCAATTCCGCTGTTATTTTGTGTAATGCCGGTAATTTCATCAATAGCCTCTATTATCGCATTCTTATACTTTATGCCCTCTTTTTTAAGTTTTTCTATTTCTTCTTTTTGCGCAATATCAAATTTCATATTGCCTGTTATATGCAATTTATATTCTTCTACACCTAATTTAATAAATTTATTGTAATAATCCTGTGATATGCATGCTGCCAAATCAACGCATTTAAATATATACGAGAAGAAAAATCTAAATTTATAATAATTTTTAAATGACTTCTCAGATAAACGCGCATTTAAAATAAAAACAGGCGTATTATTTTCGTTTAATTTATTAAACAGATTGGGCCATATCTCGGTCTCCATAGATATAAAGCATACCGGATTGAGCATCTTAATAATACTTTTAACTGAAAATAAGAAATCATACGGAAAATAAATCACCGAGACCGGCGTTCCGCTGAATTTTTTCACCGCATGAGCATATCCTGTTCTTGTTACTACCGAAAGATATATTTTTTTGTTATTAATACGCCGCAATAACAAATTAATAAAATAAAACGCAGCATTGACTTCGCCCACGGAAACCGCATGAATCCATATATATTTATTTTTTCCGATATTATTTTTATGATTTTTGGCAAAACTTAAATATGGCGCTAATTTGTAGAAAAAACCGGAAGCATGTTTATTTTTAATTAAATAAAAAACAAGCATAATAACTGAGAAAAAAGGCAGGCTTATATATAAAATAAGATTGTAAATAAAAAAATATAATTTTTTCATCTAAATAAGTTTAAGCTCCATTACTTTGCTTGCCAACTGACTTTTCCAAACGCCGAACATGATGAAACGGTGCATAGTTGCACCGGCGCATAAATGACATATCCTGCAGAACTGTATATTTAGTATATGATTTTATTTTTTTTATATACCCATGCCGGCTATCGGGTATTTACCGCTACTGCATTTGCTTAATTAGAACATTTTTATAGATACCGTCTATTCTAATTAATTCTTCGTGATTACCCTGTTCAACAATTTCTCCGTTTTCTATAACATATATGATATCCGCTTTTTTAACGGTTGAAAGTCTATGCGCTATGACAATCGCAATTTTATCCCTGCAGAGATTAAACAGGGCATCTTGAATATGTTTTTCCGATTCGTTATCCAACGAAGCAGTCGCTTCATCTAAAATCAGTATGGGAGCATTTTTCAAAAAAGCTCTTGCCATTAAAATCCTCTGCTTTTCTCCTCCCGACAATCTCAGTCCCGATTCATCGACTAAAGTATTATATCCTTCAGGGAGGTCAACTATAAAATCATGGGCATACGCAAGCTTAGCGGCGTTAATTATTAAACCGTCGTTAATTTTAATTTCATCTTCTTTTACATTATCGCTGCGCCCGCTATTATTGCGATTATCATCAGCTTCATTAACTGTTTTAAATCTATTTATATTTTCATGCTTTTTCTTATTATCACCAGAACTATCTAAGGAAACATGGGTACCGTATGCGATGTTAAACTTTACGGATTCATTAAACAGGGACACCTGCTGCGATACGTAAGAAATATTATCTCTTAATTCTTTCAAACTGTATGACGTTATGTTTTTGCCGTTAATTAATATTTCTCCCGCATCAGGCTGATAAAATCCGGGGAGCAGCATAGACAGGGTGCTTTTGCCTGCCCCTGAGCGCCCTACTATAGCAGCCATTTTCCCTTTTTCCGCGTTCAGATTGATATTTTTAAGGTCAAAACCGTTTTCTTTATTATAGCTGAAATATAAATTTCTTATTTGCAGATTTTCTATGTTTTTGGGCAAACTCTCGCCTTTATATATATCTTCAAAATTATCTTCCATTATTTCAAATACCCTTGACGACGCGGCAATGCCTTCCTGCAGATTATTATTAAGCCTTGACAGGCTTTTCACAGGCTCATATAGAAGTAAAATGGCTGTTAAAAATGAAAAAAAACTGCCGGGGGAATATCCGTATTTTATAACCTGCAGACCGCCGAGAAATATTATAGACGACACGGCGATTCCCCCGACTAATTCCACGAACGGAACTGTAATACCCTTAATTTTAGTCATTCTTATAAGAAATCTGTACAGCCTGTCGGAAAGTTTTTTAAACCTGCCTATTTCAAATTCTTGCATATTGTACGCTTTGACTACCCTTAAATTTGAAATAGTCTCGTCAAGAAATTTCGTAATATTGCCCATTTCATTTTGTGTATCAATACTGGTTTTTCTAGTTTTTTTTCCAAGAAGGGATACCGGTATTATAGCTATCGGAAAAAGTACAAATACTGCAATCGCAAGCTCAAAATCCATATAGAAAATAACCGCCAGAAGAATTATAATTGTAAGTATATCTTTTGCTATTGCGCTTAGGGCATTTGAAACGGTATGCTGAATAAGATTGATATCGTAAGTTATTCTTGCTATAAAAACGCCGGTGGGAATTTTATTAAGTTTCGATATCGGAAGATTAACAATAGATTTATAAACGTCATTCCTGATATTTTTTATTATATTTTGCCCGACATATCCGGTATAATACGCTTCCATATAATAAAAAATTCCTTTAGCTATAAATATAGCTATAACTAACAGCGGTATCAAAATAAGTTCGGAAAAATTTTTAGAAACAAATATGTCGTTAATAAGCGGTTTAACTATGTACGCAAGTATTCCGGTCAGCAAAGAAACTAAACTCATGCTTATTAAAGCCATAAGCAGGCGATTTTTATAAGGCCGCATATACGGCAGAAGTTTCTTCAGTATTATGTACGACTGCCTTTCGTCTTTATTATTTTTCTTAATATTCGTTTTCTTTTTAAACATAACTTTTATTTTGATTGATTATTTATTTATCATATTCTACTCTGCTATATCCTATCCTAATTTTATCCTGTTTTATTTTATTTTATATTCTGAAAATATTTTTATTTATAATTGCTGCGGTTTCTTTAAAAGGATTTTTTATAGAATCTAAAATTAAAATAGTTTCTTCTATTTTTGAAATTACCATTTTTCTATATTCATCATTTTTTAAATATTTTGCTGTTTCTTTATACACATTTTCGGCAGTAAATTGAGATTCGACTAATTCCGGCACTACCCTTTTTCCGGCTATTATATTTATCAGTCCTATGTCTTTTACTTTAACAATAAGTTTTGCGATTAAATATGTTAAATAATTTAAGTAATAGATTATTATAACAGGTTTTTTAAACATTGCGGCTTCCAATGAAGCAGTCCCTGATGCGACGATTATTACGTCGCTCTGCAGAAGAGAATCTTCAAAATAATTTGATATAAAATAGCTTTCTTTCGGTAATTTTGATTTCTCTAACGCTTTTTCTAAAATAGACGAATCTATTCCTTTCCTGAAAGGAAATATAAATAAAGCGCCGGGGTAGTTAAAAAGTATAAGCTCGGCTGATTTTATAATCCTCGGACTATGATATTTTAATTCTGATTTCCTTGAGCCGGGTAAAAAAGAAATTATAGGATATTTGTTTTTAATATCTTTATTTTTAGAATTTATATTTTTATCTATCTTGTGTATATTTATAGTTTTTTGTAATTCATCTAATCTGTATTTAATGGGGTTTCCGCTATAATACGCCTTTATGCCTTCGTCTTTATATATTTTTACTTCAAATGGAAATATGACTATTACAAATTTTATATATTTTTTTATAAAATATATTCTTTTATACCTTGATGCCCATAATTTTGGAGGAACATAATATACGACGGGAATATTCAACCGATAGGCATATTTGGCAATTTTAAAATTAAATGTAGGAAAATCGACAAGAATTATCAAATCTGGTTTATTTAATTTTATCCATACTAAAATACGTTTTAATATTTTTTTTATAACCGATATTTTCAGAATTACTTCTATAAAACCCATTACTGCAAGTTCATTTATATCTGCTATAATTTCTGCGCCTTCCGATTTTAAGTTTTCGCCGCCCATCGCATAAAAATCGGTATCAGGTCTAAGTTTTTTAAATTCTTTAATTAAACCCGACGCAAGCCAGTCTCCTGAAAGCTCCCCCGATACTATTAATATTTTTCTCACTTAGCAATTTTCTATATTCAAAATTTGTTTGACTATTAACATTTATTTGCGCTAAACTAAATAACATAAACCGCAATACCGTAATCATTGGATTTCTTAATAAATTCCTGTTTATTGATTATTATAGTATTTTTTTCAAAGGCTAAACATACGCAGCCCGAATCATTCATAGCATCCAATGTACCAGACCCTACCGCCGGTATGTCAAATCTCAAATCTTGCTCCGGTTTGTTTACTTTTACGACAACAGCGCCTCCGCAAGCCAATTTACCGCCTCTTAGAATTGTTTCATCCGTTCCTTCAATAGCTTCTAATGCCATTACCGATGAATCTTTGATAACCGCAGTCTGCCCTATATCAGCCCCTGCTATTAATTTAGCTGCATGATATCCGAAATTAATATCCGCCAATTCCTTAGAAGACGGTTTGCGCGCGGATAACTTTCCCTGTTCTGGAAATATCGAATGTAAATATTTAGTTTGCGGTACTATGATTAAACCTTCTTTTTCTAAATATTTACATATAGCATTTAAAATTGTATCGTCTTTTTTATCTTTAAGGGATAAAAAAAGGGTAATAGCTTTAAGGTCAGGCTTTATTTTTTTAAACATCAACGTTTTTTTAACCTTGCCTGCCATAATAATTTCATTAACATTTTCAGATTTAAAAAATTTTATGAGTTTCCCGAGTTCTCCAACGCTTATATATGCAATAGCATCGGCGCAGTCCTTTAAACTTTCTCCTGCTTCTTCCGCAATTGCGCATACGCAGACATAGAAATTTTGCGACTTAAGCTCCTTAATATACAAAAGCGGAAATTCTCCGTAACCTGCAATTAAACCTATTTTTTTTTGTTCCGTCATAAAATTATTTTTAAATGAATATTTTTTAATATTATTAATTATATATTAATGTTCTTTATAACAAGCATATTAATTAATTGATTATTTTGCCGTCTTATCTTGTTATACCGCGCTTAGAAGTCAAAATGAACTCTATAAATTTTTCTATAATCGGGCTGATATCAATTTCGTTTTTAATTTTATCGATAGCATTTTTAATCGTCAATTTAGACCTATATACTATTTTGTATGCCTTCTTAACATTTTCTACTTCTTCTTTTGAAAAACCTCTTCTTTCAAGCCCTATTTTATTTATACCGTAAATTTTGGCTCTGTCGCCGGATGTTATAAGATATGGAGGAATATCCTGCACTACCATAGTTCCGCCTGATATCAAAGCAGATTCGCCTATTTTTGTAAATTGATGTATAGCGCATAAACCGCCGAGTATAGCAAAATCTTGAATCTCCACGTGACCTGCAAGAGTCGCGTGATTAGCTAATATCGCATGATTCCCGATAATGCAATCATGCGCAACGTGCGTTGACATCATAAAAAGATTAAAATCACCGACAACGGTAACATTATTTCCCGTTACGGTGCCCGGATTGAATGTGGCGTATTCTCTGATTATATTATTATTACCTATAAGCAGCTTTGTATCTTCGCCCTTATATTTTAAATCTTGGGGAATAGAACCGATTGACGCAAATTGAAATATTTTGTTATCATCGCCTATTTCGGTATTGCCTTCTATGACAACATGAGAAGCAATTTTATTATTTTTTCCTATTTTTACATTATCTTTGATTATACAATATGGACCTATTTCGGTAGAATCGTCAATAATTACGTTCTCTCCTATTATTGCAGTTTTGTCTATCATAGTCTGACAAATATTTTTAATTTAATTTAATTTAATTGAATTATTTATTTATTTATTTTTGATTACGGACATTTTATTTTTTACGCAATATTTTTAGGGTGCAACAAAAGATGCCATGAGATTTGCCTCGCAGCATAATATATTATCTACCGATGCAGTACCGCGAAACACCCATATCATCTGTTTTTTCTTAATAAGTTCCACGTTTAAAATTATAGTACTGCCCGGAAGTATGGGTTTTCTAAATCTGGCTTTATCTATTCCCATAAAATATGTCAACATATCTTTCATAGCATCGTCTTCGGCAGTTTTATAAGCTAAAATACCGCCTGCCTGAGCTAACGACTCTAAAATTAAAACCCCCGGCATAACAGGATGATTAGGAAAATGACCTTGAAAAAAAGGTTCGTTCATGGTTGTATTTTTTATAGCTTTAATAGACTTTCCTTTCTCAAGACCTATAACTTTATCTATGAGAAGAAACGGAAATCTATGAGGAAGAAGGCTCATTATCTCCTTGATATCCATAATATAAGAAGATGGTTCAGGTGCGGTTTTATTATTCATATTAACAATACCTTATATATAATTTAATATTGCAAGATATAATCAATCGTATCAAGATATAATCCATGTAGCAATGCGGAAATACAACTATTTAAGATAATCTTTATATCTTTTTTATTTTATTAAATAGTTCAGGCAGTTTTTTAAATAATACCATAGAGACGCGCCATTCTTTAATCGGTATTGCCGGAGAACCCGCAACGACTTCATTGTCTTTGATGTCATGCGATATGCCCGATTGCGCAGCTATTATCACGTTATCTCCTACAGTTAAATGTCCTGCTACCCCGACTTGACCGCCCATAATAACATTATTCCCGATGACGGCGCTCCCTGCAATGCCGGTTTGAGAGGCAAGAGCGCAATTTTCACCTATTGAAACATTGTGAGCAATTTGAACAAGATTATCTATTTTTGTTCCTTTTTTTATAATAGTAGAACCTATTGCCCCTCTGTCTATTGAAGTTGAAGCGCCTATCTCTACGTCGTCTTCCAATATAGTATTGCCAAGATGTATTATCTTAACATATTCTTTCCCGTCTTTAGCATACCCGAAGCCGTCGCTTCCAATGACTGAGCCCGCATGTATAATGCAATTATTGCCTATGATAGATTTGCTGTAGACGGTAACATTCGGATAAATAGTAACATTATCCCCTATTATAACATTTTGTCCTATAAATACTCCCGGCAAAATTTTGCAGTTCTCACCTATTCTGGACGCTTTTTCTATATAAACATTAGGATATATAACCGTACCTTCCCCTATGAGTGCTGTTTTATCTATAAAATCATTGTCCAATACAAATCCGTTTGATGATTCAACGTTATCTGCGCTATAAAACAATTGAGTCATTCTGGCGAAAGCCAGATAAGGATTTTTTGTATCTAGAATTGCAAATTTTAAATTAGTCGGAAGTTCATCCTTTAACAGAGAAAAATCCATTATAACTGCGGCAGCATTTGTTGTATTT
This genomic stretch from Candidatus Acididesulfobacter guangdongensis harbors:
- a CDS encoding dephospho-CoA kinase — encoded protein: MLKIGLTGSIGSGKTTVLSFLKDAGFLTINLDELSISLLKKNTDEYKKTVDFFGKNILNKDSDINRKALAQIVFSDKIKKKKLEDIIHPALRKKTKDILELHCDSKMVVIEGAVIFESGFYSEMDKIILVICDYSKRLKRAILRFTYEDFINRNKFQFNQSYKISKSHFIINNSYGLKFLNPQICLLINFLNNINNNNTNN
- a CDS encoding GGDEF domain-containing protein, with product MNNNNKIKDCEYSGFKFIKELTEVADQNKTLEEVLHFVNINFDFVFGAAAIMFLSIKNDKEIKLISSRGIAHEYAVKIQSDTDENYAEHLIGMFNNNKSFYANLNDGSSESNYIKTIDFEHKNIKELYAYQFASEYDKNNVSTIAVVYSVQGFKNSADCTDVDKKHTFDIIFSILSYIIKIKKFDEEILECSKFDNISGLYNFKYFHQRLFEETLKANSEHGIMSITLMSINKLNEFNSISGHKAGDTVIGFIGSLIQKHIRTYDVAARYGNKIIICFPNLNKTDAKKIISAIFLEAQDYFIKQNNSIISMNAGIAQYPDDGGTERITIDLAESRRFEARRNSKWNII
- the rho gene encoding transcription termination factor Rho, with protein sequence MNVKELTTKKISELMPIAKEYHIEGASGMRKQDLIYALLQAETEKNQTTEKNGLITGEGVLEILPDQYGFLRSLESNYLHGPDDIYVSPSQIRRFGLRTGDTVSGIIRPPKDNERFYALLKVESVNFEDPEVAKEKILFDNLTPLYPQEKIKLEFDPKNISTRMMDLLIPIGKGQRALIVAPPRTGKTMLLKDIAHAINANHKEIFLMVLLIDERPEEVTDMQRSISGEVISSTFDEPPQRHIQIAEIVIEKAKRLVEAGKDVVILLDSITRLARAYNVTIPSSGKVLSGGVDSNALHKPKRFFGAARNIEEGGSLTIIATALIDTGSRADEVIFEEFKGTGNLEANLDRKLAEKRIFPAIDVNKSGTRKEELLIDKDQLKKIWVLRKVLSSMDTPEAMEFLIEKIKNTKSNADFLNLMNK
- a CDS encoding ATP-binding cassette domain-containing protein is translated as MFKKKTNIKKNNKDERQSYIILKKLLPYMRPYKNRLLMALISMSLVSLLTGILAYIVKPLINDIFVSKNFSELILIPLLVIAIFIAKGIFYYMEAYYTGYVGQNIIKNIRNDVYKSIVNLPISKLNKIPTGVFIARITYDINLIQHTVSNALSAIAKDILTIIILLAVIFYMDFELAIAVFVLFPIAIIPVSLLGKKTRKTSIDTQNEMGNITKFLDETISNLRVVKAYNMQEFEIGRFKKLSDRLYRFLIRMTKIKGITVPFVELVGGIAVSSIIFLGGLQVIKYGYSPGSFFSFLTAILLLYEPVKSLSRLNNNLQEGIAASSRVFEIMEDNFEDIYKGESLPKNIENLQIRNLYFSYNKENGFDLKNINLNAEKGKMAAIVGRSGAGKSTLSMLLPGFYQPDAGEILINGKNITSYSLKELRDNISYVSQQVSLFNESVKFNIAYGTHVSLDSSGDNKKKHENINRFKTVNEADDNRNNSGRSDNVKEDEIKINDGLIINAAKLAYAHDFIVDLPEGYNTLVDESGLRLSGGEKQRILMARAFLKNAPILILDEATASLDNESEKHIQDALFNLCRDKIAIVIAHRLSTVKKADIIYVIENGEIVEQGNHEELIRIDGIYKNVLIKQMQ
- the lpxB gene encoding lipid-A-disaccharide synthase — protein: MRKILIVSGELSGDWLASGLIKEFKKLRPDTDFYAMGGENLKSEGAEIIADINELAVMGFIEVILKISVIKKILKRILVWIKLNKPDLIILVDFPTFNFKIAKYAYRLNIPVVYYVPPKLWASRYKRIYFIKKYIKFVIVIFPFEVKIYKDEGIKAYYSGNPIKYRLDELQKTINIHKIDKNINSKNKDIKNKYPIISFLPGSRKSELKYHSPRIIKSAELILFNYPGALFIFPFRKGIDSSILEKALEKSKLPKESYFISNYFEDSLLQSDVIIVASGTASLEAAMFKKPVIIIYYLNYLTYLIAKLIVKVKDIGLINIIAGKRVVPELVESQFTAENVYKETAKYLKNDEYRKMVISKIEETILILDSIKNPFKETAAIINKNIFRI
- a CDS encoding LpxI family protein, which encodes MTEQKKIGLIAGYGEFPLLYIKELKSQNFYVCVCAIAEEAGESLKDCADAIAYISVGELGKLIKFFKSENVNEIIMAGKVKKTLMFKKIKPDLKAITLFLSLKDKKDDTILNAICKYLEKEGLIIVPQTKYLHSIFPEQGKLSARKPSSKELADINFGYHAAKLIAGADIGQTAVIKDSSVMALEAIEGTDETILRGGKLACGGAVVVKVNKPEQDLRFDIPAVGSGTLDAMNDSGCVCLAFEKNTIIINKQEFIKKSNDYGIAVYVI
- a CDS encoding acyl-ACP--UDP-N-acetylglucosamine O-acyltransferase — protein: MIDKTAIIGENVIIDDSTEIGPYCIIKDNVKIGKNNKIASHVVIEGNTEIGDDNKIFQFASIGSIPQDLKYKGEDTKLLIGNNNIIREYATFNPGTVTGNNVTVVGDFNLFMMSTHVAHDCIIGNHAILANHATLAGHVEIQDFAILGGLCAIHQFTKIGESALISGGTMVVQDIPPYLITSGDRAKIYGINKIGLERRGFSKEEVENVKKAYKIVYRSKLTIKNAIDKIKNEIDISPIIEKFIEFILTSKRGITR
- the fabZ gene encoding 3-hydroxyacyl-ACP dehydratase FabZ: MNNKTAPEPSSYIMDIKEIMSLLPHRFPFLLIDKVIGLEKGKSIKAIKNTTMNEPFFQGHFPNHPVMPGVLILESLAQAGGILAYKTAEDDAMKDMLTYFMGIDKARFRKPILPGSTIILNVELIKKKQMIWVFRGTASVDNILCCEANLMASFVAP
- the lpxD gene encoding UDP-3-O-(3-hydroxymyristoyl)glucosamine N-acyltransferase, yielding MSYSIAEIAKLLSLNIIGKENFADYKIKNINSLKDANGDEISFIADRKYIKYLNTTNAAAVIMDFSLLKDELPTNLKFAILDTKNPYLAFARMTQLFYSADNVESSNGFVLDNDFIDKTALIGEGTVIYPNVYIEKASRIGENCKILPGVFIGQNVIIGDNVTIYPNVTVYSKSIIGNNCIIHAGSVIGSDGFGYAKDGKEYVKIIHLGNTILEDDVEIGASTSIDRGAIGSTIIKKGTKIDNLVQIAHNVSIGENCALASQTGIAGSAVIGNNVIMGGQVGVAGHLTVGDNVIIAAQSGISHDIKDNEVVAGSPAIPIKEWRVSMVLFKKLPELFNKIKKI